The Acidobacteriota bacterium genome contains the following window.
GATCGTCTACTGGCGAAGCACGATCGCCGCGTGGGACAAGTTTGAATCAGTGATCAGACAGGAGTCAGCGAAAAATTGAAATCCAAGATCCAAAATCCAAAATCCAAGATCGCCCAACCGCTGGTGTCGATAATAATGGGCAGCAAGTCGGACTGGCCGACGATGGAGATCGCTTCGCAGACGCTCGACGAATTTGGCGTGGCGCACGAGAGCAAGGTGGTGTCCGCGCACCGCACGCCTGATCTGCTATTCGAATTTGCAAAAACGGCAGAAGAACGCGGCATCGAGGTCATCATCGCCGGTGCCGGCGGCGCCGCTCATCTGCCGGGAATGTGCGCTTCGCAGACAGTTTTGCCGGTGCTCGGCGTTCCGGTTGAAAGCCGAGCGTTGAAGGGGCTCGATTCGCTGCTTTCGATCGCTCAGATGCCGGCTGGCGTTCCGGTTGGAACGCTAGCGATCGGGCAAGCGGGAGCCAAGAACGCGGCGCTTTTGGCGATCTCGATACTTGCGAATTCGCGTCCCGATCTTCGAAAGAAACTGCATAAATTTCGCAGTGAACAAACCAAAAGCGTTCTTCGTTCTAAGCTGGATAAGGAGAAAAAATGATCAGTAAATACAAACGTCTTTATCTCAGCAGAATTTATGCGAGTTTTGGGCTCGCTCTTTTATTTTACACGCTGGCTCTTGGGGTTTCGGCTCAAAGCGATGAGGTTGATAAGGTCGTCGTGGCGGAGATGCAGCGGCAGAAGATTCCCGGCGTGGCGGTCGCGGTGATACGCAATGGCAAGGTGATCAAGGGAAAAGGGTTATGGCCTGGCGAATGTCGAGTTGAACGTTCCGGTAACGAGCGAGACGGCGTTCAAGATCGGTTCGATCAGCAAACCGATCATCGCCATCGGAGTGATGAAACTGGTAGAGGAAGGCAAGATCGGGCTCGACGATCCGGTCGGGAAGTATTTTCCAGAAGCTCCGGATACGTGGAAAGGGATCAAGATCCGCAATCTGCTGAGCCACACGTCGGGCATCATCCGCGAGGCTCCGGGCTTTGATCCGCTGAAGCTCCAGCCGAATTACGACGTGATCAAGACAGCTTTTCCTGTGCCGCTAGTTTTTGCGCCGGGCGAGAAATATCAATATTGCAACGTAGGTTACTTCTCGCTCGCCGAGATCATCACTCGCGTGAGCGGCAAAGCGTGGCCCGATTATCTTAGCGAACTGATCTTCAAACCGCTGGGTATGTCAGCGACGCGAACGACCTCGAATTTTGACATTATCCAGAATCGTTCCGGAGCTTACGTCATTGACGGGGCAAAAATGTCGAATGCGGAATCATATCGAGCCCTGCGTCCGAGCGGTGCTTTTTACTCGAATCTCAAAGACATGATCAAATTCGATCTCGCCCTCGAGAACGGCGGACCGTTGAAGAAAGAGACTCTGGCGTCGATGATGACTGCTTATAAGCTGAACGACGGCCAGTTGGCCCCGTATGGATATGGGTTTGTGGTCGGTGCTTATCGCGGTAAGAAACGGCTCGGTCATGGCGGCAGTCTGGCTGGTTTCAGATCAGATCTCGCGATCTTTCCCGAGGACAAATTGAGTGTTATCGTGTTCGCAAATCTCGATTCGGCCATTCCCGGGATCATCGCGAACCTTGTCGCAGACGTTTACATTGATTTTCCCGAGGCCGCTCGTCCCGCTCAATAAATGACCGCTGAAGAGATCATTTCCGAGCTTCGCGAACTCGCCGATCCGTCGCGGACAGGCGTTTACGAGCGATATGCGATAAGAACGAAGGAACTGCTCGGGATATCGGCCCCTGAGGTTAAAGCGTTTGCCAAAGAGGTCAAGAAGCTGGTATCCGACCGCCATGCGGTCGCCGGGGAGCTTTGGCGGAGCGAGATATACGAGGCGCGTGCCGTCGCGTATTTGATCGACGATCCTAAGCTCGTCACGCCGGAGCAGATGGACGCGTGGTGTTGCGATTTTGACAATTGGGCAACGGTCGACGGTGCCTGCGGTTATCTATTTTGCCGGACGCCGTATGCTTACGAAAAAGCCGTCGAGTGGACGGCTCGCGAGCCGGAATTTGAGAAACGCGCAGGTTTTTCGATGATGGCTTACCTGGCGGTTCATGATAAGAAGGCTCCGGACGACAAGCTTGCCGCGTTTTTCCCGCTCATCGAG
Protein-coding sequences here:
- the purE gene encoding 5-(carboxyamino)imidazole ribonucleotide mutase, translating into MGSKSDWPTMEIASQTLDEFGVAHESKVVSAHRTPDLLFEFAKTAEERGIEVIIAGAGGAAHLPGMCASQTVLPVLGVPVESRALKGLDSLLSIAQMPAGVPVGTLAIGQAGAKNAALLAISILANSRPDLRKKLHKFRSEQTKSVLRSKLDKEKK
- a CDS encoding beta-lactamase family protein, which codes for MNVPVTSETAFKIGSISKPIIAIGVMKLVEEGKIGLDDPVGKYFPEAPDTWKGIKIRNLLSHTSGIIREAPGFDPLKLQPNYDVIKTAFPVPLVFAPGEKYQYCNVGYFSLAEIITRVSGKAWPDYLSELIFKPLGMSATRTTSNFDIIQNRSGAYVIDGAKMSNAESYRALRPSGAFYSNLKDMIKFDLALENGGPLKKETLASMMTAYKLNDGQLAPYGYGFVVGAYRGKKRLGHGGSLAGFRSDLAIFPEDKLSVIVFANLDSAIPGIIANLVADVYIDFPEAARPAQ
- a CDS encoding DNA alkylation repair protein; the encoded protein is MTAEEIISELRELADPSRTGVYERYAIRTKELLGISAPEVKAFAKEVKKLVSDRHAVAGELWRSEIYEARAVAYLIDDPKLVTPEQMDAWCCDFDNWATVDGACGYLFCRTPYAYEKAVEWTAREPEFEKRAGFSMMAYLAVHDKKAPDDKLAAFFPLIELHSEDPRNFVKKAVNWALRQIGKRSLTLNGLAVQAAMRTRQQGTTSAKWIAADALRELESAAVLERLRNKDTKNNISKK